The proteins below are encoded in one region of Solea senegalensis isolate Sse05_10M unplaced genomic scaffold, IFAPA_SoseM_1 scf7180000014041, whole genome shotgun sequence:
- the add1 gene encoding alpha-adducin isoform X7, with product MNGDSGAGVVTVPPPTTAPHKERYFDRVDESSPEYQRERNMAPDLRQDFNMMEQRKRVSMILQSPAFCEELETMIQDQLKKGKTPTSLLALQQIADFMTTSMPSMYPAAPQGGMAALNMSLGMVTPVNDLRGSDSISYDKGEKLLRCKLAAFYRLADLFGWSELIYNHLTVRLNSDKDHFLLVPFGLLFSEVTASSLVKVNLEGEIVDRGSTNLGVNQAGFVLHSAIFASRPDVKCIVHVHTSAGAAVSAMKCGLLPISPEALSLGEVAYHDYQGIVVDNDEQLIIQKNLGPKSKVLILRNHGLVSVGETVEEAFFYIHNLVTACEIQVRTLASAGGPDNLVLLDPEKYKSRPKVPEPVGDGSSTHPKWQIGEQEFEALMRMLDNLGYRTGYPYRCPSLRDKGKKYSDAENAPSAYGGYSYGEDSDSGARSPLKHSFQRGQRDKTRWLNAGSRSDEPCEDGPEGGSPKSKPKVWTNITHDHVKPLLQSLSSGVCVPSCITNCLWTKEDGLRQAAVANQFIPLNTNPKEVLEMRNKIREQNLQDIKTAGPQSQVLCAGTVVERSFVQGELVTASKAIIEKEYQPKVIVSKQGPNPFTKLTDRELEEYRREVEQKQKGPEVQGQDASREGSTSSVTCPEAVTLQRGQSSGSTPLRSAADSPSSQKLLPTPASEQSSLSTGVSSRTELAQDVAGSAGTLADDVFSTTDEVFLAPDSPHKEFHCAVLRALSKDTSVVEAAKDPDQLVEPEEEPKGQKVTSTPPSTPVRAEEEGDGNTKEYLLP from the exons ATGAACGGCGATTCAGGAGCCGGAGTTGTGACGGTCCCCCCTCCCACCACAGCCCCCCACAAGGAGCGGTACTTCGACCGAGTGGATGAAAGCAGTCCGGAGTATCAGAGGGAGAGGAACATGGCGCCTGACCTGAGGCAGGACTTTAACATGATGGAGCAGAGAAAGAGGGTCTCAATGATTCTACAAAGCCCG GCGTTCTGCGAGGAGCTGGAGACAATGATCCAGGATCAGCTGAAGAAGGGGAAGACACCCACAAGCCTGTTGGCCCTGCAGCAGATCGCAGACTTCATGACCACCAGCATGCCTTCCATGTATCCCGCTGCACCACAAGGAGGCATGGCAGCACTCAACATGA GCTTGGGCATGGTGACTCCCGTGAATGATCTGCGGGGCTCCGACTCGATCTCCTATGACAAAGGAGAGAAGCTACTTCGCTGCAAGCTGGCTGCGTTTTATCGGCTTGCTGACTTGTTTGGCTGGTCCGAGCTCATctacaaccacctcact GTGAGGCTGAATTCAGACAAAGATCATTTCCTTCTTGTCCCTTTTGGTCTCCTCTTCAGTGAAGTCACTGCCTCCAGTCTG GTGAAGGTAAACCTTGAAGGTGAGATCGTTGACCGGGGCAGCACCAACCTCGGGGTCAACCAGGCCGGCTTCGTCCTCCACTCTGCCATCTTTGCTTCGCGGCCCGATGTCAAGTGTAtagtacatgtacacacatctGCAGGTGCTGCG GTGTCTGCCATGAAATGCGGTCTGTTGCCCATTTCACCTGAGGCACTGTCTTTGGGTGAGGTGGCCTACCATGACTATCAGGGCATCGTGGTGGATAATGACGAACAGTTAATTATACAGAAAAACCTTGGGCCAAAAAGCAAG GTGCTCATCCTGAGGAACCATGGGCTGGTTTCCGTTGGTGAAACGGTGGAGGAAGCTTTCTTTTACATCCACAACTTGGTCACTGCCTGTGAGATCCAG GTGCGAACACTGGCCAGCGCTGGAGGTCCTGATAATTTGGTGTTGCTGGACCCAGAGAAATACAAGTCGCGTCCAAAGGTCCCTGAACCAGTCGGTGACGGGTCCTCTACACACCCCAAGTGGCAAATCGGGGAGCAGGAGTTTGAAGCTCTCATGAGAATGCTCGATAACCTG GGCTATAGGACGGGCTATCCTTACCGCTGCCCATCCTTGCGAGACAAAGGTAAAAAGTACAGTGATGCGGAGAATGCTCCCTCTGCCTACGGTGGTTACTCATATGGGGAGGACAGCGACTCAGGTGCTCGCTCCCCGCTGAAACACAGCTTCCAGCGCGGCCAGCGTGACAAGACCCGCTGGCTCAATGCCGGCAGCCGGTCTGATGAGCCCTGCGAGGATGGGCCCGAGGGCGGCAGCCCCAAGTCGAAGCCTAAGGTGTGGACGAACATAACACACGATCACGTCAAACCCTTGCTGCAGTCTCTCTCGTCCGGTGTCTGCGTGCCAAGCTGTATAACCAACTGCTTG TGGACAAAGGAAGATGGCCTCCGTCAGGCTGCCGTAGCCAATCAGTTCATCCCATTGAACACCAACCCAAAGGAAGTCCTGGAAATGCGGAATAAG ATTCGGGAGCAGAACCTACAGGACATAAAGACAGCAGGGCCCCAGTCTCAGGTTCTGTGTGCTGGCACTGTTGTGGAACGCAGCTTTGTTCAG GGGGAGCTTGTGACTGCGTCCAAGGCCATAATTGAGAAGGAGTACCAGCCCAAGGTTATTGTCAGCAAGCAGGGTCCCAACCCTTTCACCAAACTCACCGACCGGGAGCTGGAGGAATACCGCCGGGAAGTGGAGCAGAAACAGAAAGGGCCTGAAG TGCAGGGACAAGATGCTAGTAGGGAGGGATCCACCTCCAGCGTGACCTGTCCTGAAGCGGTTACACTGCAGAGAGGTCAGTCCTCGGGCTCCACACCTCTGCGGTCTGCAGCCGACTCGCCCAGCTCACAGAAACTCCTGCCGACGCCGGCCTCTGAGCAGAGTTCTTTGTCAACGGGCGTCTCCAGCAGGACAGAGCTGGCTCAGGATGTCGCCGGCTCTGCAGGGACACTAGCTGATGACGTTTTTTCCACCACAGATGAAGTTTTTTTGGCTCCAGATTCTCCGCATAAGGAGTTCCACTGTGCCGTGCTGCGAGCCCTCAGCAAGGACACGTCAGTGGTAGAGGCAGCCAAAG ACCCAGATCAACTAGTAGAACCTGAGGAGGAGCCAAAAGGCCAGAAAGTCACCTCTACACCACCCAGCACCCCAGTCAGAGCAGAGGAAGAAG GAGATGGAAATACAAAAGAGTACCTGTTGCCATAG
- the add1 gene encoding alpha-adducin isoform X11: MNGDSGAGVVTVPPPTTAPHKERYFDRVDESSPEYQRERNMAPDLRQDFNMMEQRKRVSMILQSPAFCEELETMIQDQLKKGKTPTSLLALQQIADFMTTSMPSMYPAAPQGGMAALNMSLGMVTPVNDLRGSDSISYDKGEKLLRCKLAAFYRLADLFGWSELIYNHLTVRLNSDKDHFLLVPFGLLFSEVTASSLVKVNLEGEIVDRGSTNLGVNQAGFVLHSAIFASRPDVKCIVHVHTSAGAAVSAMKCGLLPISPEALSLGEVAYHDYQGIVVDNDEQLIIQKNLGPKSKVLILRNHGLVSVGETVEEAFFYIHNLVTACEIQVRTLASAGGPDNLVLLDPEKYKSRPKVPEPVGDGSSTHPKWQIGEQEFEALMRMLDNLGYRTGYPYRCPSLRDKGKKYSDAENAPSAYGGYSYGEDSDSGARSPLKHSFQRGQRDKTRWLNAGSRSDEPCEDGPEGGSPKSKPKWTKEDGLRQAAVANQFIPLNTNPKEVLEMRNKIREQNLQDIKTAGPQSQVLCAGTVVERSFVQGELVTASKAIIEKEYQPKVIVSKQGPNPFTKLTDRELEEYRREVEQKQKGPEDPDQLVEPEEEPKGQKVTSTPPSTPVRAEEEESFPEQSYKDESDAATLRQTLPDLTPDDPFEAPALPVEDSTSAPATADVVEGEEAADAGDQDGDESPGKSPSKKKKKFRTPSFLKKNKKKTES, from the exons ATGAACGGCGATTCAGGAGCCGGAGTTGTGACGGTCCCCCCTCCCACCACAGCCCCCCACAAGGAGCGGTACTTCGACCGAGTGGATGAAAGCAGTCCGGAGTATCAGAGGGAGAGGAACATGGCGCCTGACCTGAGGCAGGACTTTAACATGATGGAGCAGAGAAAGAGGGTCTCAATGATTCTACAAAGCCCG GCGTTCTGCGAGGAGCTGGAGACAATGATCCAGGATCAGCTGAAGAAGGGGAAGACACCCACAAGCCTGTTGGCCCTGCAGCAGATCGCAGACTTCATGACCACCAGCATGCCTTCCATGTATCCCGCTGCACCACAAGGAGGCATGGCAGCACTCAACATGA GCTTGGGCATGGTGACTCCCGTGAATGATCTGCGGGGCTCCGACTCGATCTCCTATGACAAAGGAGAGAAGCTACTTCGCTGCAAGCTGGCTGCGTTTTATCGGCTTGCTGACTTGTTTGGCTGGTCCGAGCTCATctacaaccacctcact GTGAGGCTGAATTCAGACAAAGATCATTTCCTTCTTGTCCCTTTTGGTCTCCTCTTCAGTGAAGTCACTGCCTCCAGTCTG GTGAAGGTAAACCTTGAAGGTGAGATCGTTGACCGGGGCAGCACCAACCTCGGGGTCAACCAGGCCGGCTTCGTCCTCCACTCTGCCATCTTTGCTTCGCGGCCCGATGTCAAGTGTAtagtacatgtacacacatctGCAGGTGCTGCG GTGTCTGCCATGAAATGCGGTCTGTTGCCCATTTCACCTGAGGCACTGTCTTTGGGTGAGGTGGCCTACCATGACTATCAGGGCATCGTGGTGGATAATGACGAACAGTTAATTATACAGAAAAACCTTGGGCCAAAAAGCAAG GTGCTCATCCTGAGGAACCATGGGCTGGTTTCCGTTGGTGAAACGGTGGAGGAAGCTTTCTTTTACATCCACAACTTGGTCACTGCCTGTGAGATCCAG GTGCGAACACTGGCCAGCGCTGGAGGTCCTGATAATTTGGTGTTGCTGGACCCAGAGAAATACAAGTCGCGTCCAAAGGTCCCTGAACCAGTCGGTGACGGGTCCTCTACACACCCCAAGTGGCAAATCGGGGAGCAGGAGTTTGAAGCTCTCATGAGAATGCTCGATAACCTG GGCTATAGGACGGGCTATCCTTACCGCTGCCCATCCTTGCGAGACAAAGGTAAAAAGTACAGTGATGCGGAGAATGCTCCCTCTGCCTACGGTGGTTACTCATATGGGGAGGACAGCGACTCAGGTGCTCGCTCCCCGCTGAAACACAGCTTCCAGCGCGGCCAGCGTGACAAGACCCGCTGGCTCAATGCCGGCAGCCGGTCTGATGAGCCCTGCGAGGATGGGCCCGAGGGCGGCAGCCCCAAGTCGAAGCCTAAG TGGACAAAGGAAGATGGCCTCCGTCAGGCTGCCGTAGCCAATCAGTTCATCCCATTGAACACCAACCCAAAGGAAGTCCTGGAAATGCGGAATAAG ATTCGGGAGCAGAACCTACAGGACATAAAGACAGCAGGGCCCCAGTCTCAGGTTCTGTGTGCTGGCACTGTTGTGGAACGCAGCTTTGTTCAG GGGGAGCTTGTGACTGCGTCCAAGGCCATAATTGAGAAGGAGTACCAGCCCAAGGTTATTGTCAGCAAGCAGGGTCCCAACCCTTTCACCAAACTCACCGACCGGGAGCTGGAGGAATACCGCCGGGAAGTGGAGCAGAAACAGAAAGGGCCTGAAG ACCCAGATCAACTAGTAGAACCTGAGGAGGAGCCAAAAGGCCAGAAAGTCACCTCTACACCACCCAGCACCCCAGTCAGAGCAGAGGAAGAAG AGTCCTTCCCTGAACAGAGCTATAAGGATGAGAGCGATGCTGCCACCCTGAGACAGACCCTTCCAGATTTAACACCCGACGACCCCTTCGAAGCCCCAGCACTTCCTGTCGAAGACTCCACCTCTGCCCCTGCCACCGCAGATGTAGTCGAGGGGGAGGAAGCGGCCGACGCTGGTGACCAGGACGGTGACGAGTCCCCGGGCAAATCGCCCtccaagaagaaaaagaagttccGCACCCCTTCCTtcctaaagaaaaacaaaaaaaagacagagtcCTAG
- the add1 gene encoding alpha-adducin isoform X5 produces MNGDSGAGVVTVPPPTTAPHKERYFDRVDESSPEYQRERNMAPDLRQDFNMMEQRKRVSMILQSPAFCEELETMIQDQLKKGKTPTSLLALQQIADFMTTSMPSMYPAAPQGGMAALNMSLGMVTPVNDLRGSDSISYDKGEKLLRCKLAAFYRLADLFGWSELIYNHLTVRLNSDKDHFLLVPFGLLFSEVTASSLVKVNLEGEIVDRGSTNLGVNQAGFVLHSAIFASRPDVKCIVHVHTSAGAAVSAMKCGLLPISPEALSLGEVAYHDYQGIVVDNDEQLIIQKNLGPKSKVLILRNHGLVSVGETVEEAFFYIHNLVTACEIQVRTLASAGGPDNLVLLDPEKYKSRPKVPEPVGDGSSTHPKWQIGEQEFEALMRMLDNLGYRTGYPYRCPSLRDKGKKYSDAENAPSAYGGYSYGEDSDSGARSPLKHSFQRGQRDKTRWLNAGSRSDEPCEDGPEGGSPKSKPKVWTNITHDHVKPLLQSLSSGVCVPSCITNCLWTKEDGLRQAAVANQFIPLNTNPKEVLEMRNKIREQNLQDIKTAGPQSQVLCAGTVVERSFVQGELVTASKAIIEKEYQPKVIVSKQGPNPFTKLTDRELEEYRREVEQKQKGPEVQGQDASREGSTSSVTCPEAVTLQRGQSSGSTPLRSAADSPSSQKLLPTPASEQSSLSTGVSSRTELAQDVAGSAGTLADDVFSTTDEVFLAPDSPHKEFHCAVLRALSKDTSVVEAAKDPDQLVEPEEEPKGQKVTSTPPSTPVRAEEEGDGNTKEYLLP; encoded by the exons ATGAACGGCGATTCAGGAGCCGGAGTTGTGACGGTCCCCCCTCCCACCACAGCCCCCCACAAGGAGCGGTACTTCGACCGAGTGGATGAAAGCAGTCCGGAGTATCAGAGGGAGAGGAACATGGCGCCTGACCTGAGGCAGGACTTTAACATGATGGAGCAGAGAAAGAGGGTCTCAATGATTCTACAAAGCCCG GCGTTCTGCGAGGAGCTGGAGACAATGATCCAGGATCAGCTGAAGAAGGGGAAGACACCCACAAGCCTGTTGGCCCTGCAGCAGATCGCAGACTTCATGACCACCAGCATGCCTTCCATGTATCCCGCTGCACCACAAGGAGGCATGGCAGCACTCAACATGA GCTTGGGCATGGTGACTCCCGTGAATGATCTGCGGGGCTCCGACTCGATCTCCTATGACAAAGGAGAGAAGCTACTTCGCTGCAAGCTGGCTGCGTTTTATCGGCTTGCTGACTTGTTTGGCTGGTCCGAGCTCATctacaaccacctcact GTGAGGCTGAATTCAGACAAAGATCATTTCCTTCTTGTCCCTTTTGGTCTCCTCTTCAGTGAAGTCACTGCCTCCAGTCTG GTGAAGGTAAACCTTGAAGGTGAGATCGTTGACCGGGGCAGCACCAACCTCGGGGTCAACCAGGCCGGCTTCGTCCTCCACTCTGCCATCTTTGCTTCGCGGCCCGATGTCAAGTGTAtagtacatgtacacacatctGCAGGTGCTGCG GTGTCTGCCATGAAATGCGGTCTGTTGCCCATTTCACCTGAGGCACTGTCTTTGGGTGAGGTGGCCTACCATGACTATCAGGGCATCGTGGTGGATAATGACGAACAGTTAATTATACAGAAAAACCTTGGGCCAAAAAGCAAG GTGCTCATCCTGAGGAACCATGGGCTGGTTTCCGTTGGTGAAACGGTGGAGGAAGCTTTCTTTTACATCCACAACTTGGTCACTGCCTGTGAGATCCAG GTGCGAACACTGGCCAGCGCTGGAGGTCCTGATAATTTGGTGTTGCTGGACCCAGAGAAATACAAGTCGCGTCCAAAGGTCCCTGAACCAGTCGGTGACGGGTCCTCTACACACCCCAAGTGGCAAATCGGGGAGCAGGAGTTTGAAGCTCTCATGAGAATGCTCGATAACCTG GGCTATAGGACGGGCTATCCTTACCGCTGCCCATCCTTGCGAGACAAAGGTAAAAAGTACAGTGATGCGGAGAATGCTCCCTCTGCCTACGGTGGTTACTCATATGGGGAGGACAGCGACTCAGGTGCTCGCTCCCCGCTGAAACACAGCTTCCAGCGCGGCCAGCGTGACAAGACCCGCTGGCTCAATGCCGGCAGCCGGTCTGATGAGCCCTGCGAGGATGGGCCCGAGGGCGGCAGCCCCAAGTCGAAGCCTAAGGTGTGGACGAACATAACACACGATCACGTCAAACCCTTGCTGCAGTCTCTCTCGTCCGGTGTCTGCGTGCCAAGCTGTATAACCAACTGCTTG TGGACAAAGGAAGATGGCCTCCGTCAGGCTGCCGTAGCCAATCAGTTCATCCCATTGAACACCAACCCAAAGGAAGTCCTGGAAATGCGGAATAAG ATTCGGGAGCAGAACCTACAGGACATAAAGACAGCAGGGCCCCAGTCTCAGGTTCTGTGTGCTGGCACTGTTGTGGAACGCAGCTTTGTTCAG GGGGAGCTTGTGACTGCGTCCAAGGCCATAATTGAGAAGGAGTACCAGCCCAAGGTTATTGTCAGCAAGCAGGGTCCCAACCCTTTCACCAAACTCACCGACCGGGAGCTGGAGGAATACCGCCGGGAAGTGGAGCAGAAACAGAAAGGGCCTGAAG TGCAGGGACAAGATGCTAGTAGGGAGGGATCCACCTCCAGCGTGACCTGTCCTGAAGCGGTTACACTGCAGAGAGGTCAGTCCTCGGGCTCCACACCTCTGCGGTCTGCAGCCGACTCGCCCAGCTCACAGAAACTCCTGCCGACGCCGGCCTCTGAGCAGAGTTCTTTGTCAACGGGCGTCTCCAGCAGGACAGAGCTGGCTCAGGATGTCGCCGGCTCTGCAGGGACACTAGCTGATGACGTTTTTTCCACCACAGATGAAGTTTTTTTGGCTCCAGATTCTCCGCATAAGGAGTTCCACTGTGCCGTGCTGCGAGCCCTCAGCAAGGACACGTCAGTGGTAGAGGCAGCCAAAG ACCCAGATCAACTAGTAGAACCTGAGGAGGAGCCAAAAGGCCAGAAAGTCACCTCTACACCACCCAGCACCCCAGTCAGAGCAGAGGAAGAAG GAGATGGAAATACAAAAGAGTACCTGTTGCCATA A